The DNA window ttcttactctatcctgcatactagctgataacaaaaataggtctattcttgagtatgttttatgtctagtcgagtagtatgagtattccttttcttttgggttttgtttcctccatatgtccacaagtttcatttcttgcattgatttaattataaatttggttactttgttcttcctgttaatttttttccccgttttatccatatttggatccaaattcagattgaaatcccctcctattagtatgttcccttgcgtattagctaccttcaaaaagatatcttgcataaacttttgatcttcttcgttaggtgaatatatattaagtagattccaaagctccgaatatatctgacattttatcattacatatctccctgctggatctattatttcctcttctattttaaatggcacatttttgctaattaatatagccactcctcttgcttttgaattatacgatgctgctgttacatgtcctacccaatctctctttaatttcttgtgctccaattcagttaagtgtgtttcttggacaaatgctatatctattttttcctttttcagtaaatttagtagtttcttccttttaatttggttatgtattccattaatatttaaagtcatatagttcagcgtagccattttatattttgtttatcttctctttccgtttttctgtcaatctcttccttaaacatatccagctgcctgtggcaacaagttccacagacttatGATCTTctgattaaaagaaaaattccacatctttgttttaaatcgacacccttttatccaaaagttgtatcctcttgtcctagactcccctaccatggaaaacatcctttccacatctactctgtccggcctttcagcatttgaaatacctctgaggtcccccttcatCTTTCAGTACTCCAAAAAGAACAGTACAAGAGCCGACAATCTTTCATTtgctaaccctttaattcctggtatcatttgatcaatcttctctgaacccattCCAACACCAGCACGTCTTTTGTCATATAAGATGTCCAAAACTATactgaaacacaaaagactgcaaacactgtgattgtagtaaaactaaGTCAATGAGTAATATTAACCAGCAGGTACTACAACATTTATCCTCTCTCCAGCCTAGGTAGTAGTGGGAGGGAAAAGAGTGGATGTAGAAATGAAACTCAATTATGGAAACTCCAGAACAATAAACACAGCATGGGATAGAATCAAACATCCACCTACATTGATTGGCAAAAGCAATGACCAAAAGAGTCAATTGTGTATAATAGAACCTTGTTCGGTCAAGTGCACAACTAGTAATTTTGCAGTGTTTCAACCACCTATTCATTACTAAGGTTAATTTACACAATTTTGAAATCTGTACACAAATTATGAGACACAATTCAAGCCGACAAGACGTTTGATTGTAATGGATGAGTCACATTCCAACAGTGTTAATGGAATAGAACAGTACGTTTGCTTAACCAGTATTATTAACAGGGAGTTCACTAACACCCATTTGATCATATAAAAAAGCAGAAAGAGAAAACAATAAATGTGTATGCAAATATAAACTCTAAAATAAAGAATATTCCCTTGGAAAACTTGAAACTGACATTCCATCCAATTCAAATGTTGATGTACATTGCCAACTTTTTCACCtatccagcattgtttttctatTGGTCATTAGTCAATTGCACAATATCGTGCTGCATTTCATCCTCACTGAACTGGGATAGACAATTAATCACGTTGTCTCTGTAAAATGAACATATGCAAATTCACATTTGTGAAACaattttgtttacatattttatgATCTTTCAGATGATCTGGCCAAGTACAATGTCACAGAAGGAAAAACTATTTATTTTAGAAGAGGAAGGTGGGAAATGCAAGGTTGTTCCATCATTAACTGTGCAAATAAATGAGTGGAGCACCACTGGCGGCAGAGCTATACAAGAAAACCCCTGGCTCAGGCTGAAATGAGCAGGAAAACTGTTTTATTCCCTTTCCAGCCAACTTTTACATCACTTCCAGTCCAGTGGAACCAaaaccggaagtgacatcatgctGCCCCCGACACATTTCTCGGTGGATGGGGTCCAGCACCATCTTAGCGCGGACCCCCGGGATGCGTGGTCGGCTGCCATTATGGGTATGATTTGCATGTGAAACCCCCGTCCCCTGGATGGCGCTACAGTATAGTCTGAGTCTTAGGCTGTTTCAGAGCGCAACCACAGCGACATGGCGGTGGAACGTCACTATCTCTGTAGTGTCGACGTGGGCAGGTTTGAGCCAGTCCCTTGTATACAGCTCGTGTTTGCCCCCAAAGTCCAACAGCAGGGTGgacccattgtttttttttataaaacactTTGTACGGTTCAATGTAGGGATGCTGTAGCTGTGTTCCCTGTGTTGGGCGGCAAACACAAAAGGTGCCAAGTCGTGATCCGCTGGGACGTGCGTGGTTGGTGAGCCATGTGGCTGGAACTGGAGCCATCACCCCTAGATGGTGGCGCAAGCATTGAAGTTCCTCCGATGCCATGGTTTCAGCACCGTCTGTCAGCTGGCACCAACAGGAGCATGCTATAAACCAGCTCAGCCGACGAAGCCTGCAAATCCTCTTTTGGAGTGGCctgtattcccagcatcacccaGGGCAGTGCGTCCAACCACTGCGGGCCTGTGAGATGTGCTCGTAGAGTCTGTTAGGTGCTGGTGAAAGCACTCCACTAGCCTGTTGGCTTGCAGGTGACAGGACGTGGTGAAATGAAGTAGTGTGCTGCAGAGCCACAACAGTGTGGCCAAAAGTATGAATGTAAACTGTGCCCCTGTGTTGGAGGTGCTGTGCACAGGTACCCCAAAGCATGCCACCCAGGTAGATAAAAATGTCCCGGCACAAGTCTCAGTTGGTATGTCAACTATGGGCGTGGCTTCCGGCCAATGGGTGAACCTATCGACCATGGTGAGAATGTACTTGACACAGGCAGAGGTCCAACAATGTcaatgtggatgtgttggaacctCTGGATGGTGGGAGGGAATTGCTGCACCGGGCCCTTGGTGTGCTTATGGACTTTGGCAATTTGGCAAGCCAGACAAGTCTTTGCCCACTGAGAGACCTGTTTTTTTCCACCCATGCCAGACATATTTGGCTGCTCTAAGTTTGACGGTAGTGCGTATCGAGGGGTGCTACAGTCCGTGCACATGGTCGAAAAGTCTTTTGTGCCACGTTGTGGGTACAAGGGGCTGGGCTCTTCCTGTAGAAATGTCACAGTAGTTTAGTCCAATCTAGGCCCATTTCTGTGTCTTGCAACTGGAGCCCTGTAACTGCAGTCTGGGAAGCTTGCACCTTTGCATCCTCTTGCTGGGCGTTGCCCCCCCCGCCCGGGTGATGGAGCTGATCTCAGGTCTGGAGATGGCATCTGCAACAATGCTGTCTTTCTCTGACACACGCTGAATGTCTGAGGTGAACTCTGAGATGAAAGCCAAATGTCGCTGTTGTCTCACCGTTCATGGGTCTGATATTTTCAACAGGGCGAAGGTGAGGGGTTTATGGACAGTGAATACAATTAACTGCCTTCTTGGAAATGGTGGATGAGCTTCACGACCAGGTAAAGTGCCAGCAGTTCTCGATCGAAGGTGCTGTATTTAAGTTCTGGGGACGTAGATGGCAGCTGAAAAAGGCAAGTGGCTGCCAGTGGCCATTGACTCGCTATTCTAGGACTGCTCCTACTCCTGTGTTGGAGGCGTCCGATGTCAGTACCAGCGGGATATTCACGTTGGGTCTGCTAGCATGGTTGTTTTGGCTAATGCCTCTTTAGCTTCCTGGAATGCTGTCTTTGCCTCAGGCATCCATGTTAACAGTTTTCGTTTGCTGGTCAACAGATGGAAAAGTGGACGCAATATCTTGGCAGCCGCGGGGATAAAACTGTGGTTAAACTTCACCATGCCTAAAAACTCTTGTAAACCTTGATGGTGGAGGGCCGTGGGAAGTTCCGGACAGCTGCCACTTTATTCTGCAACGGGGATGCTCTGGTGGATGTGACTCTGTGCCCTAAGAAGTCAACTGGCACTTTACCTGGTCGTGAAGCTCTTCCGCCATTTCCAAGGCAGTTCATTgcattcactgaccacaaacccttcaCCTTTGCCAAAGCCGCACTTGTCCAGGTTGGCGGTTAGTCCAAAATTACGGAGCTTCTGGAATAGGAGTCTGAGGTGCTGGACGTGCTCTTCTTCCATAgtgctggctaccaggatgtcgtccaggtagacGAAAACAAAAAGTAGGTCTCTGGAAACTGCGTCCATTAGCCATTGAATGGTTTGTGCCGCATTTTTCAACCCAAATGGCATTCTCAGAAATTCAAACAGCCCGAACGGGGTTATAATGGCTGTCTTGGACACATCATCTGGGTGTACGGGAATTTGGTGGTATCCTTTCAGAAGGTCCACTTGGGAAAAGAACCATTTCCCGTGCAGATTCGCGGCAAAATGCTGAATGTGCAGTATTGGTACCGTTGCACTGTTCAGTCTTCGGTAGTCCCTGCATAGTCGCCAGCCCTCGCTTGCTTTAGGGCCCATATGTAGGGGAGATGACCAGGGGCTGTCAGAACACTTGATGATGCCCCAGCTCTTCCATCATTTTAAATCCCTCTTTGGTCTGTTGTAAACAGTCAGGGGGAGTCTCCTCGCCTTGGCATGAATAGGCAGTCCTTCCGTCATCACACAATGTTGGACGTTGTGTGGCGGGGTGTTCAAATGAAAATCCGGTGTAAGGATTTCAGGGAACTCAGGACCTTTGCAAACTTGTCTGTAGACAGGGTCTGCACACGCAGGGCTGGCCGTTTACTAGGTGAGAGTGGGCATGTCTGGAAAATGGTGGCATGGACAAACCACTGTCTCCTCACGTTGACCAGTAGGTTGTTGGCCCTCAGGAAATCTGCTCCCAGGATTAGTTGACGTATGGTCACGATTGTGAAATCCCACTGGTAAGCAGAGTCCCCCAGTAGCAAACCTGGTGCCTTAGCCAGGTATAGGCATCCTGTTTGCTGCAAGTAGGTTGGACTGTTGAGCCCGGAATTCTCGTTCAAaggtgttttgtggcaggatcCTGCATTCGACTCCTGTGTCGACTGAAAACCTTCGTCTGAGATTCGGTCGGCAGCGCAGAGGAGGCCTGTGTGTTCGCCAACTGCTGTGGCCATTACTGGCGGCTGGCGGTGCAGTTTCCCTGGGTGTTGGCTGAGTAAGTGCACGGTGCGATGCATCGCCGGGTCTTCCAGCTCGACCTcctgtggtagaaacaccacccgTCCTGCTGCTTGCCCTTGGACCCTCCTGTCTGTCTCTGTGGTGGTTGCCAAAATGGATGAGGTAGTCGCGCTGTTGGACGTGGCTGCCTGTTGTACTGTTGCAAGAGTTTTTGGGAACTCTGTATAGTCTGTCTGCTTTGTTTGTCACAGCCTGAGTGTCAAAAGTCTGCATCAGATAGGAACAAGGCATTATTGCGGGGGAGGTGTTCTAAGAATGCGGCCTTGAACATTAGGCACTTGGAGTGTCTGTCAGCTAGTACGAGCATTTTGGTTATTAGTTCGGAGGGGGACCTGTCCCCAAGTTTGTCTAGATGTAGGAGATGCCTGCCTCTCTCCAGCTTGGTCATGGTGAAAGTCTGTAGGACCTTCTGCAGGAGGATTGCTCAGGAAAAGCTGAACTTTAGTGGCTGACTCGTCTAGCGATCCGACGACGTGCCAAAATTTTTGTAGCCTGTATCGTGGAGGTTGAATTGTGCCTCCGCCTGAAATGACCCCGTGCGAGGCCTGCATGGCCAGAACACTGGCAGCTTAATGGCAACTGCGCTCAGCGCTGGTTCGTCAGCCATTGCGTTGGGTTCAGAAATGTCTGAACCATCGGGGTTACCAATGCAGCTACGAAAGGAAACACCTGACTCAGCTTCAGATGAGCAGGAAAACTATTTTCTTCCCTTTCCAGCCGTCCCAAAACTGGAAGCGATCTCATGATGCCACCGACGCGTTTCTCGGTTCGCGGGCGTTGTTCCCCGAGATGGAGGGGGTCCACTGCCATCTTAGCATGGACCCCAGGACACATGGTCAGCCACGATTAAGGGAACAATTCAATCCCTCCCCTGATGCCACTACGagtttgcattttattttcactTCAATCTACGTATTAACCCTATAAAATAAACATATTCAAGTGGAAGATAATAACTAATATTTAATATTAATTAATAGTTTTACAACTTTGAGATCCAAACTTTGCTTTTGTGAAGTACTACGATCCTTGGTTTCCCGGAGTTTCCTTATGCTAAACCTTTGCCGACTCTTTCTGTCCAGTGACAGCCTCATTCTGTTGTTTGAAGTATTGCTCCAGCAAGGTAGTGAGAAGCACAGGGCCATTGTTGAGGAGCTGACACGTCTGAGATGTCATCTGAGTCAGTCCACTGGCAACCTGCCCACGAATGATCTGTAGTCCTGGGAGCCTGGAATATTTAACCACTCCCTGTTTGCTAAAGAGGGTATCTTCAATACAAGCACCTGTGTAGGAAACAGACAGTGCAATATAAAgatattgatgttaatattcTCTTGATCCTGATACTTAAATAATTGATAGATAGATTGCCAATGACTTCATTAATCTACAAGAGTTAGGAAacactagggaaaatatgaacaCATTTATTTGTCACCATTAATGTACTGAATTACATGGTGCTTAAAATGCGAATTATCCATTCAAAATTTGACACCATCTCACAGGAAAGAGCAAAGCATGGCTAAGAATCATAAAAATTTAAGTTCCAacgtcattaaaaaaaacaacataatTTGGTGCATGAATGGAAGTCCAGAGAATAGAAACTTGGTCACTAATACTTTTAATTAGGGAGATCTGGAGTGTTCACAGGATTGGATAGGGTTATGCACTTGGCAAGGGGTGAAGCCATGAAGATTAGGAGAATTTACAAACCTAGATATTTGAAGATCACTTCACAAATCAGCAAGCACGTATGCGCTACATCACGGGAAGGTACGAGAAAATCCAGTACAGCCTTCTGTGCATTGAGTAGTCACCACTCTCAACAAGACTTATTACACGGACAAcaaaaaattttgcttcctgaacatttttgggtatattttatggattttgggctgctgatcatgagaaTTGCAATAAATTTATCccatcatgtaccattttttagatacgatttcctgtcatatttttaatttgcttcaagcatacaaaactagGAAATgcaacatatcattgaaaattcattttctgcattcacacttgaacTTTTTATCTGCTGATTTTGGTGCAGACTATTGATTCATTTTCTTTGTtccctctgcattgcacagtcagtttgtttacatttgttatttgctgacagttcttttatttgcttacactgtgtacagtttatttttgtactaccaattaggggtaattctgccacaccagcaggaaaaaaggaatctcagtgtgtgtgatgtcatgtactccgacaataaatctgaaatctgagtcagtgtcaaacatggtgaaaggtttcaccaggatactgTGAccttggaaaagcagtatcaggcaactggaatccatcaatgttgacTCGAgatgcatcagatgctgagtacaaatgaaaatcactgGCAAAACATCTTTCGGTCATTTGAACAATGTGTCAACGTCATTATGTGATTGAACATGCCAAATTCAATGAAAATTCATTTAACGTTTTTCCAACTGCCTAAGTGATACAGAAGAtcggaaattatctttgtgttcagcttgaagttgtctatcataatccccaatttttaatccaggaagcaaaccttttgcttaaaaaaaaaactgatgccCAGTGTTATTTGTCTTGTCACAAATTATTTGCATTCTGTCGGCCTTCATTTTCTTTGTGTTATCTAATCTATTTTTGAAAGAATCCTTATAACAGTTTCAAAGATAATACGGATTTTACCTAGTCAATGAAACTATCAACTGCACAGAGTAGTGGTGCAAAACAAAGGTAATTCTTCACTTGACACCTTATTGCAGCAGCTAAAGACATGACAAACAAAGGAAGTCAAAGATAAAATATGTACACAAAGTAGATGGAATCCTCTACAATTATATTTGTTGTTGATCAAAATCACTGGTCTATAAGGTAATTTTGGTTCTACAATTATATGTATTTTAACAAGCACAGTATTTATAATGAACACATCTTTTATTTTGTGTTGTGAAGAAAAAAGCCTTGGAATAAAGAACATGCAATATGTGAAACTAACCTTGTGAATCATTTATGATTTAcaaattacaaacaataaaagCAAGAGGTTCTCAATTGTATCTAGCTCTAAAGCAGCTCTTACCCAGTAAGCTGACCTGAGGTGTTCTGTGCACAATCTGGAGCAGCTCTTTTGTTTTGGGCTCTTTACTCACAATAATGATATTGTGACCAATAAATAAAGGCAGCAAGTTCTTGTACTTGGTGTCTGATAGATATGATCGCAGAACCTGAGGCAGAAATAGTGGAAGATAAACTCAGATATAAATTTAATCTGCACTGGGAAGAAGAAATACATTTGTgcagtagaagtcctaaaatccggattgctcagggattgggttggtcaggattttccagattcttgggcagtacttttaaaattcatatttaaggaggaataaagaagagaaggACAGgtacattagcaaatacagcatgcttcagttatcaaaacgagcagttttaaagaaaaataaagtcaactcgACATAAATGTAAACAATGTTTTTCACTACAAGAAAgtgtgtaatgcttgaaattgtttaaaaatgaacatttgaaaagaaaaatacagtatacaaattgatttctttatgataagattacctgtattaagtTCAAAGTACCATGGTGCTAGAAGAACTGGTGCCTTGTTGATCCAGAGTTCTAGGCTCAAACCTGATCCCTACCCTTTCTTTGTGGAATTTGTGCACATTTTCCATGAGTGGTTGAGTTTCCCcctgtgctctggttttctcctattTTCCAAAGTACAGGTTGGCAGGTTAATggtccactgtaaattgtcccaaGTGTGTAGGTGAGTTGTAGAATCTGGGATGGGCAGTGATAGGAATTTGGAGAGAATAGTTTGCAGGGAAAATTAATGGGAAAATGAGCAGACAGAAGCTCAATGAGTGGAATGGCCTCCTCCTATGTGGTAGAGAAACATGGAATATTATTTATAAACAGCAAAGACATGGAAAGCAAGTTTACTGTTCTTACTGATGCCCTTTGCTAAATACTAAATCAGAAGGATTATGCATTCAACCTTTGGCATACAGGTATTGGCCTTCatagatcaaagtattgagtataggagttgggatgttatggtaaagttgtaagacaatggtgaggccaaatttagaatattacatgcagttttggtcacttaactacatgaaagatattaataagatagaaagagtgcagagaagatttaataggatgttgctggacttcaggaactgaattacagagaaaggttaaacaggttaggactgatATTTGATAGAGataaatgtagattggctttttctactgagggaaggtgagatacaaaccagaggacatgggttaagagtgaaaggagaaaggtttagggggaactcctttatacacagagtggtgggagtgtgaggtggtgaacgcaggctcaattttaacatttaaaatttttaaaataaatttaaaaccacaaagaattcacataTTTGATGATATTACAATCAAAttcaaatacatgtggcatatataaaaagaaaagaagaaagaaatcccCCCTACATACCTCCATCCTCTTAACCCCTtactaaaggaaaaaaaaaggacaaggaGCGCTTATTTCTTTAAGGTTTCTTTTAGTATACTGAGTCCTTAAGGAGAAAGGGCATGTCAGAACTtgatttaaatattcacacccacacttgtaaatatgggcaccatatctTTCATCATATATAGTATTTatatcttaaattataagtaattttctcaagtggtatacaactatgAACTTCAGTGtgccatctttctatacccaGATCTGTGTCAGACatccaagttatggcaatacattttcttgctattgctaaagcaatttgaacaaaattctcttgatacatattcaatttcaacttggttcaatattcttaatatcactcaataaaaataacattggatcctatgTAAATTTAATCCCCGTTATTCATCCAATAAATTATCTATTTCTAACCAAAAAGATTTAATtctaggacactgccaagtagaatgcaaaaatgtaccaatttcttgtccacatcgaaaacataaatccgaaaagGTCTGGTTCAATTTATataacttttgtggtgtcaaatataactgatgaataaaattatattgtaccaacctgtacctcacatttattgtactttcatACTTTCTCTACATAACTCCATCCAATCCTgttcatctatttgtttattcaaatccacttcccatctttgtctagacttatgaacccCTAATTTTCGGACTTTCTTTTGTAATAATCTATACATCACTGAAATAAATGTCTTTATATCTCCATTACACAACAATGATTCTAATTCTGTCTCTGCTGGTAATAACAGCTCTTGACCAAAGTTTTTACATAAAAATTCCATAACCTGATATTAACTAAGTGGTTTTCTCAGGTACCTTGAACTATTAAATTCTATTAAAAGTAATacatttccctgcttcaaaaacATCCTCAATCCTCCTAAAACACTGGCActgccaaatctttaaaaattgatttcccaTGGAAAACTAAATCAATCTATTCTGAAATAAGGGTGCTTTTCTTGACaataaaccccctcccccaatctctttatcaaccttattccaaagctcaattaTGTGTTTCAATATAGGAGTTTCTCTATTCGCTATTAACAATCTTAAATACCATTTATAATTAAAATCTTGTGGGTTTGGTtcctattttactaagttctatatACACCCAAGCTAGAATTTTACCTAAATCATGCATTACATTAACAAATCAcaactgggctgctttataatagtTTATAAAATTAGGGAGCTGCAAACCTGCTAAGTCATAATTTCACATTAATTTATCCAAAGAACCCCctgccatttttcctttccataaaaatttcttaacacaagcatttaattctataaatttttttttgaggaattgatataggaatcgattgaaaaagatattgcattctatgaaaaatattcatcttaacacaattttctctacctattaaagtaatTGGTAACGAATTCCATCTTTCCAAATCTtctcattcatttttaaaaatggagaatAATTTAGgttaaataagtttttaaaatcaGATTCCACTCGAATACCTAAATATTATTCCCACATCTGGCCATTTAAAATCAAATACTCTCTTACACTGTGCATAATCTCCATTTActaagggcataatttcacttttttcccccaattgaTTTTTTATAACCAGATACATCTCCATATTATtttaatctaaatttaatttgtCGCAAATAATTTAAcagatctgttaaataaatcaggacatcatccacaaacaaatttatattctttcTGATTCATCTATTATCTTTGAATCCTGTCTTACTTGTTCAGCTaagggttcaattgctaaaataaataaagccggTGAcagtggacaaccttgtctacttgatctagttaCTGAGATTTGACCATTAGCCACTACTTTCACAGTAGGGTTCTTTTAATCCAAACAATAAATATTGACCCAAAcccaaatttctccaaaactttaaaaagaaaatctcatTCTAATCTAAGTACTACTTCCTTCCACCATAAGGGTTGTGGCTCCCACCAGATAaggtaaggaaaaaaaaaaatccagccctgaggggaaacaaaacaaaatcaattaCAAAGTTCATTCAAACAGTCCTATCACCATCCGCTTCAAGGTCAGCATTTACTTGATCTTCATCGATTATGACTGTTTGACTCTGTTCCTCCGGGCCAATCTGCAACTCCTGTTGACAGCTTAAAACCTGCGGCGGCACAGCTCTCTTGGGTGTAAGCTCTATCTGCACTATCTCGCTTTGCATTTCTCGTTGAGGGCTTGAAACTTCTACTCCCACTTGATGATGATCTTTAAGGATGAGATTCTGCAAAAGCTCTTGCTTCTCCTGCTGCTACGAAAAACCTGGATTGATTATTGTCTAAAAACACCTTTAACATAGCGGGGTGGTGTCTGAACGTaaacttgtaacctttcttccaaagaATCGCCTTTAccggattaaactctttccttcgATCCACCACTGCCTTATTCAAATCcacataaaataaaattttatttccaTCAATAATAATCCTTTTGGTCCACTACTCCTaaaattttttctttatcttgataatgtAAGCATTTAACTAATACAGCCCTGGGTGGTTGAGCTGGCAGTGGCTTCCTCCTTAAGGATCTATGATCTCTCTCCATTTCAATTCCATTGGGAAAATGTTCTTCGCCCAGAACTTTAGAAATCCATTTTTGGAAAAATTCCACAGGATTTTCACTTATTTCAGAATCCTCTTTTAAGACCAACAATCTTAACATTGTTACATTTACTATTGATTTTccaatatatcaattttttccaacAATTCATTCCTCTGTTTTTCCCAGTTTCAGAACTTTCAACCTTCTCAATTCTATCCATACAAATatccaaaaaaaatgaagatcCTGAATAGTTGAACCTTGACCTTCattctcttcatcttcatctgatTCTTCTTTATCCCCTCCGTGTCAAAAAAACAGGTGTTTCTGACAGCACTGTTCCAAATTGTAGCTCTGACAGGGCGAGAAGTGGCGCTGTGAAGTCTTGTTCCGCTTTGAGCATACGCGGGGGTAAACCTTCGCGCACACGCACCACATTTTGGTACTCCTCCAGGGAGATCTGGACAGCTCTAGCACCATCTTCTCTGGTTCCCCAGAGGGGTGACACTGTTGCCCGCTTCAGATAAGCCATCATTGCCCGTGATGTTCATGGAGGCTTCGGAACCTGAGCCCCAGGCTCCAATGTCAAGGTGGGCCGCACattcttcattttcttcatttctttactcacaattAACTTGGTTTTTGCTATCCTCTTTTTACCTGCAATGCCCAGCACGTTAGATAGATTCCGGGAGGTTTTATTAAACGTAGATTATTTTAAAAGTTCTTATTTTCaggatttaattttatttccccCGGGAGAGTCTTCATTCCACCCCCTTCACACCATCATGCTCCATcccccaattttaacatttacaaagaatttggacaggcacatggatgggagaggtatctaggcctgggtgcaggtcagtggggactagacaaaaataaatggttcagcacagactagaagggccgaa is part of the Narcine bancroftii isolate sNarBan1 chromosome 12, sNarBan1.hap1, whole genome shotgun sequence genome and encodes:
- the mrpl10 gene encoding large ribosomal subunit protein uL10m isoform X1 — its product is MMAAVSRRLLSAGGWLPFHLIVRHGSKAVTRHRKPMHILRQKLLAVTEYIPPKPAIPERCIKPKQQEVKEPSPLEKVIQRDVEIAFRENKMIAVFQNSSISYEELRLLRHRLLKHDIRMKFFPNQVLRSYLSDTKYKNLLPLFIGHNIIIVSKEPKTKELLQIVHRTPQVSLLGACIEDTLFSKQGVVKYSRLPGLQIIRGQVASGLTQMTSQTCQLLNNGPVLLTTLLEQYFKQQNEAVTGQKESAKV